TTCTAATAGTTTCCCTGGTATTCTCAGCATATTTTTTATTGTAATTCTTCTGGATAAAAACAAGAATATCGTGAATGCGGATAATTCTCTTCTTTGCTCCAGTCCAAAGAGTGTTTTTCTTTAAGTCTAAAATAGCTAAAAGTGTTAGAGATGAACGTTCATTTTGCTGTTCGCGTGGCACCCCGACTTTTATCAGAATATCCAAACCTTCTTTAATTTTCCCCATTTTGATTGTAAACCTCCTTTAAATCCTGCAAAATTTGCGGGCCTATTTTTAAAATGTCGACAACAAGCTTATCCAATTCCTGCCCTATGGCTGGTTTTGAATTTATAATAGCCTTGCCGATTGCTTGAATATCCTCAAGTGATGGAAAAGGCAGATTTTCAATATCTACAGCATTCACCTGTGTGCTCCCATTCAGCATTCTGAAAAAAATATCAATGATTGAGGTATTCAAAACGCCAGCAACACCATAAGCTTCTTCGACCGAAAGCAAACCGCCATATTTGTAAATATAATTTAGATGATTCTCAATGCCTATTCGATCAAATCTCATCCTTGATTTCAGCAAAACCCCTGCATGCACCCTTTTCTTCTGTTCTTTAGAGCTAAATCTTTTTACTAATACATAGTTGCTTGTAGGAACCAATAATATCTTACTTTCTTCATTGGCTTTAATGGCTGGCTCTTTTTTAAGGTTATGGATAGGCCACACGGCATCCATTCCCTTGATATTATGCATCCACAAAAGAGGCACCATGGATTTATTATCATTGAATTCAGGAGACAAAAATTTGGTTGCGCGAAAGGATACAACAGGCCCTGTAGAGACCTTCAGGCAGAGATCCTTTAATGTGCATTTCCATGAGTTGACAATGCGCTGAATTTTAATATCAACTTTTGATGAAGGCACTTTAATAAAAATATCGCCATTTTCTCTATGAAAAATGTCCTCGTAATCAATCTTGAGTTCACTAAGGTCATGAAACAGGCTATTCATGCTTTTTGTTATGGTTGCATGTTTTTGTTCTTTCCCTTCCTTCTTAGGTGTTATCCGCATAATAACATTTTCTTGCAATACATTTTCTTTTGTGAAAACATCTTTTCTTGATTCAAAAACGTGGATATTATTAATGTTGCCATGATCTAGCAGCCATTTTCGGAATCTCTTGAAATACAATCCCGAACAAAAGCTTCTTGGCGTGATAAAGACCATCTGCCCATCATCTTTAAGCATTTCCAAAGACAATGCCATAAAAAAAGAATAAATATTGGGCTGGCCAGAAACGAATTCATTCATAATTTGAGTCTGTGGAGAATTCTTGTTTAATTTGTAATAGGGTGGATTTGAAATAATATAATCATAATAAATCGGCTGGATTTCTGTTCCGAAAAGTGTTTTTTTGTTGAGATAGTTCGGATTATTTAGAATGAAGTCTTTTTCAATGATTTTATACTTAAACACATGTCCCTTTTCTTCCAGAGTAGCCTTGCATTTTTTAAGCGTTTTCTCAAGATAGGGAATTAATTTTGAATCGGTTTCATATGCATCAAGGCATATAGTACAGGCCTTGCGTAAATTCAGCAGGCGTTCACAGAAGGCAGCGCTAAGCATGCCAATACCAGCACCGGGATCTAGAATATTAAAAGATGATTTATTAATATCAAACATGCCAGCCATAAACAAACCAATTGCCTTTTGAGTGAAAAACTGGCCTCTTGATTTTTTATCCGTTAAATCGCTTTTCTTAGCATAGACTCCAGCTAACTCGTCAGCGTATTCTGTCAGCACGCCATTACATGCATTTGATTGTATCATTTCTTCTGAAATGTCTTTCCATGGATAAACACGAGACTCAATTTTTGTCTTCTCTTCCCTTAGTAATCCTAAACCACCGCAGTTATTCATTTTCTCATTTCTCTTTTATTTCCAGCATAGGGTTTAGACGCCTAAAATTTCTATTTGTTATCAAACTTCAACGCGCCACATTTAGTACACTCGTATTCCTTGACTTCAATTAATTTCTTTCTGCATTTTGGACAGATTGGATTATCTTTATTCCTATAATATTTGAATATATTTGCTAATCCTATGTTTAGCAAAAGATAAATCCATGAGATTATACATAAAAAGGGTACCCCAAGCTTATTCAAGTCAATCATTCTGTAATAGTTAGCCATTAACACAACTGAAACAACAAGTAATGTTATTTCCCCGGTTTTCTCTGTTATCCGTTGTATTTTTGGAGAGATTAGCATTTGAAGATTCATTTTAAGCTACCCCGGCAAAATTTGCAGAATTCTGTATTCATATCATTCAAATTATTACAATGAGGGCACTTCTTTTGAAGTAAATTTTTCAAAAGCGCAGCCAAGGCTATGCCCCCTATTATTCCGAGAAGAATACCTATTACTCCATCTAGATCATTTGTTTTACTCATTTTCCAGCCTCAATATAATTATAATTTTAGATGCTACTCTTCAACATTCTTTTATGATAAACAAAAAACCCTCGCCTTGTGAGCGAAGGTTTTAATTATTTTAACGTGGCAGTTCCCCCTTCAAACGATACCACTCTAAATTGTATAGTTTCTTTATACTCTAAGAATTCATTCGTGTCAAGCTCTTTCATAATTTACCTTTGTTTCATTTTACCACTTTTAGTTAAAATCACAAGCCTAGCTTTCTCTAAAAATCCTCTCACTTCGCCTT
The Candidatus Omnitrophota bacterium DNA segment above includes these coding regions:
- a CDS encoding Eco57I restriction-modification methylase domain-containing protein; this encodes MNNCGGLGLLREEKTKIESRVYPWKDISEEMIQSNACNGVLTEYADELAGVYAKKSDLTDKKSRGQFFTQKAIGLFMAGMFDINKSSFNILDPGAGIGMLSAAFCERLLNLRKACTICLDAYETDSKLIPYLEKTLKKCKATLEEKGHVFKYKIIEKDFILNNPNYLNKKTLFGTEIQPIYYDYIISNPPYYKLNKNSPQTQIMNEFVSGQPNIYSFFMALSLEMLKDDGQMVFITPRSFCSGLYFKRFRKWLLDHGNINNIHVFESRKDVFTKENVLQENVIMRITPKKEGKEQKHATITKSMNSLFHDLSELKIDYEDIFHRENGDIFIKVPSSKVDIKIQRIVNSWKCTLKDLCLKVSTGPVVSFRATKFLSPEFNDNKSMVPLLWMHNIKGMDAVWPIHNLKKEPAIKANEESKILLVPTSNYVLVKRFSSKEQKKRVHAGVLLKSRMRFDRIGIENHLNYIYKYGGLLSVEEAYGVAGVLNTSIIDIFFRMLNGSTQVNAVDIENLPFPSLEDIQAIGKAIINSKPAIGQELDKLVVDILKIGPQILQDLKEVYNQNGEN